The sequence AAGTCCCTAAACGGCGACATTCTTCAATAAATTCGGCAAGTTTTGGATTTTCGTGAGCAAGTTTTGCAGCCAAGGGGTGATCAGCCGCAATTCCTATAAAGCTCATTCCAAATAAAGTATCTGGTCGGGTCGTAAAAACCTCAAGGGAATCTTGGTCAGCATCAAAACCCTTAGGCGGATTGTGAAGAGCAAAGCGAATTTTTGCCCCTTCTGAACGTCCTATCCACCGTTCCTGCATGATTTTAACACGATCAGGCCAGCGATCCAGCTTTTGAAGTCCTTCAAGAAGAGGCTCGGCATAATCACTGATTTTCAAAAACCACTGTGAAAGTGTTTTCTTCTCAATAAGTGCCCCAGAGCGCCAACCACGCCCATCAACAACCTGCTCATTTGCCAGGACCGTCTCATCAACCGGGTCCCAGTTAACCGAAGCATCACGGCGCTCTACAAGACCAGCCTTAAGCATATCAAGAAATAGCTTTTGCTGCTTGCCGTAATATTGAGGCTGGCATGTTGCTATTTCTCGCGACCAGTCGAGCGAAAATCCCAAACGTTGCAAGGTTTTGCGCATGGCCGCAATATTTTGCATGGTCCATTCACCAGGGTGAACACCACGCTCACGTGCTGCATTTTCGGCTGGAAGGCCAAAAGCATCCCATCCCATAGGATGGAGAACAGAAAAGCCCTGAGCCCGTTTATAACGAGCTACAACATCACCAAGGGCATAATTGCGAACATGCCCTACATGGAGCTGCCCCGAAGGATAGGGAAACATTTCCAAAACATAATATTTGGGGCGTCCCTTTGGTGGAACATCGGGAACTTCAAAAACGCTTTTTTCTTCCCAGCGTTTTTGCCAATAAAGTTCGCGCTCTTGGAAATCAAACTGTGTTTGAATTGGCTGTGATGCTGCTTTGTCGCTCATTAAAACTTACTTTCCACCACCATTTTCGGCTTTTAGTTGGCGCGCACGCTCTAAAATACGTGCTGTAATATCTGAAACAGTTGTCGGGGCAACGGGAGTATCTTGCCACTCTCCACCATTCAGGCGTGTCTGGCGGAAAATGGTCACTCTTATTGCATCTGAGCGAAGGCGGCGGTCAAGCACATAAGCAGCAATTTTAAAGCGCTCATCACTTGTGCTTGGGGGCTGATACCAATCAGTCAGGATAACACCGCCCTGCGCATCTGCTGAGAGCATAGGCATAAAGGACAATGTATCAATAGCGCCACGCCACAAATAGGCATTAACGCCGCCTTTAAGCTGATCATGACCGCCTTCGGCTCCTCTATCCACTCCTAAAAGATGGTTACGAGGCTTGGTCAGAGTGCCGGGGTTTCTCTCGCTACTGCCGCAGGCCGTAAGCCCAATAAGGCCGAAAACAGCGAGACAAGATAAAAGAGTCGATTTTTTCAAGAAAGACATTTCCTTTAATCGACACAACAAAATATGAGGTTTTTGTGACTTTGAGGTCATAATAATCCTGCTGCACCGTGCCAGGGCTGGGTTACGAATAAGATTTAAAGGCTGGCTTGACCTAAAAACCAT comes from Aristophania vespae and encodes:
- a CDS encoding DUF3576 domain-containing protein, which translates into the protein MSFLKKSTLLSCLAVFGLIGLTACGSSERNPGTLTKPRNHLLGVDRGAEGGHDQLKGGVNAYLWRGAIDTLSFMPMLSADAQGGVILTDWYQPPSTSDERFKIAAYVLDRRLRSDAIRVTIFRQTRLNGGEWQDTPVAPTTVSDITARILERARQLKAENGGGK